The Bosea sp. 685 DNA window CGCCGCGCCGCGGCGCTCGATCACTGGCCTTCGGTCAATAATCTCGCCGCCGCCTATGAACGCGGCGACGGCGTTCGCGCTGACGCCGCGCATGCCCTGGCGCTGTATCAGCGAGCCGCTGCGGCGGGCTATGCCGTCGCGCAGTACAATCTGGCGGCAGCGCTACTGAAGGCGAAGCCGGCTGACGCCGAGACCGATCGTCGTGCCGCTTTGCTGCTGCGCCAGGCGGCCGAGCAGGGCCATGTCAATGCCGAGCGGGGCTTTGCCGAGATGCTCCAGAACGGCCGCGGCGTGGCGCGCGATCCGGCTCAGGCCGTCGATTGGCTGCGCAAGGCGGCGGCTACCGGCTGCGCCCCGGCCAAGACTTCGCTCGCGCTCGCCTATCAGCGCGGGCTCGGCCTGCCCGCCGATCTTTCGGTTGCGGTCGCGCTCTATCGCGAGGCGGCCGAGGCCGGCGACCCGGCAGCGCAGCATAATCTCGGCCTGCGCTATGCGCGCGGCGAGGGCGTTGCCCGCGACGATGCCGCCGCGCTTGGCTGGTTCCGCAAGGCGGCCGACCAGGATTTCGCCTATTCGCTCAATGCGCTCGGCGTCATGCATATGCGCGGAACCGTGGTGGCGCAGAATCTCGGCGAGGCGCTGCGATTGTTCCGCCTGTCCGCCGAGCGCGGCAATGTCGACGGTCAGACCAATCTCGGCGCCTTCTACCGGGACGGAACGCGCGTCGCGGCCGATCCGGTGCAGGCGCTGATGTGGCTGACGCTGGCCGCCGCGCAGAACGGCGCGGATGCGCGCAGCGCCCTCGACGGGCTCAAGCCGAAGCTGACGCCGGCGCAGATTCGGCGAGGCGAGGAGATGGCGCGCCGCTGGCGCCCGCGCCCGGCGGCTGTCGGCAGCGGCGCCACGACCCAGGAGAGGGCATGCGAGAACGAATGAAGCGGGCGCTCCGGATTGGCCTGGCCGCCCTGTTGCTCGGGCTCAGCGCAGCACAGACCGCCTCCGCCCAGAGCAGCCGCGAGGCGCGCGCCTGTTTCTCGGTGAGCGACGAGGCCGGGCTGTGGAAGCATTGCCGCGCCGCGGTCGGCGTC harbors:
- a CDS encoding SEL1-like repeat protein → MQRRADGGDAAALFALGKAYQHGLDVRRDQQKALAFYRRAAALDHWPSVNNLAAAYERGDGVRADAAHALALYQRAAAAGYAVAQYNLAAALLKAKPADAETDRRAALLLRQAAEQGHVNAERGFAEMLQNGRGVARDPAQAVDWLRKAAATGCAPAKTSLALAYQRGLGLPADLSVAVALYREAAEAGDPAAQHNLGLRYARGEGVARDDAAALGWFRKAADQDFAYSLNALGVMHMRGTVVAQNLGEALRLFRLSAERGNVDGQTNLGAFYRDGTRVAADPVQALMWLTLAAAQNGADARSALDGLKPKLTPAQIRRGEEMARRWRPRPAAVGSGATTQERACENE